DNA sequence from the Streptomyces sp. NBC_01497 genome:
CGACGGCGTTGACCATGTCCTTGAAGCCGCTGAAGTCGACGACCATCTCGTGGTCGATCCGCACCCCGGTCAGCTGCTCCACGGTGCGCGTCGTGCAGGCCGTGCCGCCGAACTCGAAGGCCCAGTTGAACTGGGCGAACTGCGCCGAGGTGGTGTGACCGTTCTGATCGCAGGCCGGTATGTGCACCATCAGGTCGCGCGGTATCGACACCGCGGTGGCGCTCTTCCGGTCCGCGGCGAGGTGCAGCAGGATCGTCGTGTCGGAGCGGGCGGTTCCGCCCTCGTCGTGCCCGTACTTCGCGTTGCCCTTGCCCGAACGGCTGTCGGAGCCGATGAGCAGGATGTTCAGCGCGTCGAGCGCGACCGGGGTGGGGCGCTCCTTGGCGTACGTCTGGAGCTGGGCCGCCGCCTCGGTGTCGGTGGTGATGTTGCCGTCGAGCTTCTGGTAGAACCACCAGCCCGCCCCGGCGGTCGCCAGCACGAGCACACCGACACCGCCGGCGACCCACCGCAACCAGGTACGGCGCTTGCGCGGACGCGGCACCTTCCCGGCCTCGCCGGTGTGGCTGCCGCCACGGCCCGTGCGTATGCCGGGGCTCGGCGCGGCGTCCACGGTCCGTGCGGCGGCGGCGGCGCCGACGGCGGTCCCGGCGTCGGTGTCCGCCTCCGTGTCCGCCCCAGTGCCCGTTCCGGGGGCGGTGCCGACGTCCGGGAGCACGTCGTCGGCGTCCGTGTCCGGGAGCACGTCGTCCGTGCTCGCGTCCCCGTCCCCGTCGGCGTCGGCGCGGGTTCCGGCATCCGTCTCTGTCTCCGGGTCCGTGCTCGCTTCGGCGGTGGCATCCGGTCCTGCGGCCGTCTCGCCGCCGGCCGTGACCCCGGTGCCACCGTCGGAGTCGTCGTCCGCCGATGGGGCGTCGTCCGCGGACGGGGTGTCGATCGCCGCTATGGCATCGATGTCAGATCCCTCGCCGGATACGTTCTCCGGGCTTCCCGACTTCTCGGGGTTCACCGAGCGG
Encoded proteins:
- a CDS encoding LCP family protein, with protein sequence MGTGTGGEESGDGENASRSVNPEKSGSPENVSGEGSDIDAIAAIDTPSADDAPSADDDSDGGTGVTAGGETAAGPDATAEASTDPETETDAGTRADADGDGDASTDDVLPDTDADDVLPDVGTAPGTGTGADTEADTDAGTAVGAAAAARTVDAAPSPGIRTGRGGSHTGEAGKVPRPRKRRTWLRWVAGGVGVLVLATAGAGWWFYQKLDGNITTDTEAAAQLQTYAKERPTPVALDALNILLIGSDSRSGKGNAKYGHDEGGTARSDTTILLHLAADRKSATAVSIPRDLMVHIPACDQNGHTTSAQFAQFNWAFEFGGTACTTRTVEQLTGVRIDHEMVVDFSGFKDMVNAVGGVQVCLAEPVDDKDAHLKLPAGKQTVNGEQALGFVRARHAIGDGSDTERIERQQGFLGSLFTKVQSNGVLLNPTRLYPVLNAATKAITTDPGLDSLRDLYNLAHSMRNVPTDKVQFLTVPQQPYGPDPNRDELIQSQADKLFTQLRDDAPVTVRTSGSPTGSGASGSPSGTPSGESTGGASGAGGKDSGTSGDRAAPGSGPSASGSGSPTASGGAGTTTPGPTFTGTNASVGLCQ